The following proteins are co-located in the Hydrogenophaga sp. RAC07 genome:
- a CDS encoding GYD domain-containing protein — MATFILLTRLSPQALHQPKSFETLERHVSRQVLDHCPTSKWSISHALPGPWGYLDVIEAHDMETVTRASLLVRSHGKALHRSSNKWVCPVGSIPKQANLPRVSHLLIGTHHERHANA; from the coding sequence ATGGCCACTTTCATCCTGCTGACGCGCCTGTCGCCGCAAGCGCTGCACCAACCCAAGTCGTTCGAAACGCTGGAGCGGCATGTGTCCCGACAGGTACTCGACCATTGTCCGACCTCGAAGTGGTCGATCAGCCATGCGCTGCCTGGCCCGTGGGGCTATCTGGATGTGATCGAGGCTCACGACATGGAGACCGTGACCCGGGCCTCACTGCTGGTGAGGAGCCACGGCAAGGCCTTGCACAGGTCGAGTAACAAGTGGGTCTGCCCGGTTGGCTCGATCCCGAAACAGGCGAACCTCCCGAGGGTGAGTCACCTCCTCATCGGGACACACCATGAGCGACATGCGAACGCGTGA